A genome region from Euphorbia lathyris chromosome 4, ddEupLath1.1, whole genome shotgun sequence includes the following:
- the LOC136226066 gene encoding uncharacterized protein produces the protein MKYFYECDFNLVISEICLMSSVSLMILGFAEVKGKHLLKYSKFWKGNTKQMKLSSRNGMLLAYTPAFLAGFASFFLFFDEGVRFFLLRSALTIHFFKRIFEVVFVHKYSGGMDVDSAVTIGLCYLIATGTMIYSQHLTQVEGYGQPHIDLSYLGTVLFLIGISGNLYHHFLLSKLRSKEDKQYKVPKGGLFELIICPHYMFEIIEFWGVAFISQTLYSIAFPVGSTLYLIGRSYATRRWYLSKFEDFPPNLKAIIPFVF, from the exons ATGAAGTATTTTTATGAATGTGATTTTAATTTAGTTATTTCAGAaatatgtctgatgagttcgGTTTCGTTAATGATTTTGGGATTTGCAGAGGTTAAAGGAAAACATTTATtaaagtattctaaattttgGAAAGGAAACACGAAACAGATGAAGCTTTCAAGTAGAAACGGTATGcttttagcttatacgcctgCTTTTCTAGCTGGTTttgcttctttcttcctcttcttcgaTGAAGGTGTTAGATTTTTCTTACTCAGATCTGCTCTTACCATTCATTTCTTCAAAAGAATATTTGAG GTGGTGTTTGTTCATAAATATAGTGGTGGAATGGATGTTGATAGTGCCGTAACAATTGGTTTGTGTTATTTGATTGCTACTGGGACCATGATCTACTCTCAACACCTTACCCAAGTTGAAGGATATGGTCAACCACATATTGATTTGAGTTATCTCGGAACAGTGCTATTCCTAATAGGAATTAGTGGTAACTTATATCATCATTTCCTCCTTTCCAAGTTGAGAAGCAAGGAAGATAAACAATACAAGGTTCCGAAAGGAGGTCTATTCGAGTTAATTATATGTCCTCATTATATGTTTGAGATAATAGAATTCTGGGGGGTGGCTTTCATATCTCAAACATTATATTCAATTGCGTTTCCGGTTGGATCGACTCTGTATTTGATCGGAAGGAGTTATGCTACTAGGAGATGGTACCTTTCCAAGTTCGAAGATTTTCCTCCCAATCTCAAAGCCATTATTCCTTTTGTTTTCTAA